Proteins encoded by one window of Flavobacterium sp. N502540:
- the cyoE gene encoding heme o synthase, whose protein sequence is MNTTKNTFSLKSIFTDFKEITKAGLAISVLFSSVAGYLLGVNEEHPFKWSVLAVLAIGGYCMVGASNAFNQVIEKDIDALMDRTKNRPVPSGRMSPKMALFVASLLTIIGIALLYTINAKSAMFAAISIFLYTSIYTPLKTVTSLSVFVGAFPGAIPFMLGWVAATGEFGIEAGTLFLIQFFWQFPHFWAIGWFLYEDYEKAGIFMLPTGKKDKGTALQVILYTVWLIVASLLPVLGYTGQLFISPIAAILVFLLGLWMLFYAVRLYQLRTPKAARTLMLVSVSYISLLQIVFIVDKFLR, encoded by the coding sequence TTGAACACGACTAAAAATACATTTTCACTAAAATCAATATTTACCGATTTCAAAGAGATTACCAAAGCTGGTTTAGCAATCAGTGTATTGTTCTCTTCTGTAGCCGGATATTTATTGGGAGTTAATGAGGAACATCCTTTTAAATGGAGTGTTTTGGCAGTTTTGGCAATCGGTGGATATTGCATGGTTGGAGCTTCGAATGCATTTAATCAGGTGATCGAAAAAGATATCGATGCTTTAATGGACCGAACCAAAAATCGTCCGGTTCCTTCAGGGCGCATGTCTCCAAAAATGGCTTTGTTTGTGGCAAGTTTGCTTACTATTATTGGTATTGCCTTGCTTTACACCATAAATGCTAAGTCGGCTATGTTTGCCGCAATCTCCATATTCTTATACACCAGTATTTATACCCCTTTGAAAACGGTAACTTCATTGTCTGTTTTTGTAGGTGCTTTTCCGGGAGCAATTCCTTTCATGTTAGGGTGGGTTGCAGCTACGGGAGAATTTGGTATAGAAGCCGGAACACTGTTTTTGATTCAGTTTTTCTGGCAATTTCCTCATTTTTGGGCAATTGGCTGGTTTTTGTATGAAGATTATGAGAAAGCCGGAATCTTCATGTTGCCAACAGGAAAAAAAGATAAAGGAACCGCTTTGCAGGTTATTTTATATACAGTTTGGTTGATTGTTGCTTCGTTATTACCGGTTTTAGGATATACAGGGCAATTGTTTATCTCGCCAATAGCAGCAATTTTAGTGTTTTTGTTAGGTTTATGGATGTTGTTTTATGCAGTACGTCTGTATCAGTTAAGAACACCAAAAGCAGCGAGAACTTTAATGCTGGTAAGTGTTTCGTATATCTCGTTACTGCAAATCGTATTTATAGTAGATAAATTTTTAAGATAG
- a CDS encoding heme-copper oxidase subunit III yields MEMTMTKTETAAEEKLREAKSAKLILLFAMVSMTMMFAGLTSAFVVSKSRADWLKNFELPTAFYYSTAVILACSVTFYLAKKAIQKDNRSAVTALLLGTLALGILFVVLQFAGFGQIVESGYYFTGEGSSITTTFLYVVTVTHLLHLAGGLISLLIIIYNHFKQKYNSTQTLGIELGAMYWHFLDLLWLYLFLFLYFFK; encoded by the coding sequence ATGGAAATGACAATGACAAAAACAGAAACGGCGGCTGAAGAGAAGCTAAGGGAAGCCAAATCGGCAAAACTTATCCTCTTGTTTGCAATGGTAAGTATGACCATGATGTTTGCCGGACTTACAAGTGCTTTTGTGGTAAGTAAATCAAGAGCCGACTGGTTGAAGAACTTTGAATTGCCAACGGCATTTTATTATAGTACAGCGGTTATTTTGGCTTGCAGCGTTACTTTTTACCTGGCTAAAAAAGCCATTCAGAAAGACAATAGAAGTGCTGTTACAGCTTTACTTTTGGGAACTTTAGCTTTAGGGATTTTGTTCGTGGTACTGCAATTTGCAGGTTTTGGACAAATCGTTGAAAGCGGGTATTATTTTACAGGAGAAGGTAGCTCAATTACTACAACATTTTTGTATGTAGTAACCGTGACACACTTGTTACACTTGGCTGGAGGATTAATTTCACTTTTAATTATAATTTATAATCATTTTAAACAAAAATACAATTCGACTCAAACTCTTGGTATAGAACTAGGTGCGATGTATTGGCACTTTTTGGATTTATTATGGTTGTATTTATTTTTATTTTTATATTTCTTTAAATAA
- a CDS encoding cytochrome c oxidase subunit 3: MGATVTTANNDEKTWGGGHEIQPLGASYGKMMMWFFIVSDALTFSGFLAAYGFSRFKFIETWPLADEVFTHFPFMHGVAAPMYYVALMTFILIFSSVTMVLAVDAGHQLKKTKVAIYMFLTIIGGLIFVGSQAWEWKNFIKGEYGAVETAGGSLLQFVDKDGKRVALADFAVKLPEQREALTRSHSTWFMEDAQAQPTYTVAEIQAGFKAHPEVLIRTEHLTDKKKKTVLSREESEARLASAKYVVEGANLIRNEYGNKLFADFFFFITGFHGFHVFSGVIINIIIFFNVLLGTYEKRRSYEMVEKVGLYWHFVDLVWVFVFTVFYLV; the protein is encoded by the coding sequence ATGGGAGCGACAGTAACTACTGCAAACAACGACGAAAAAACTTGGGGAGGCGGTCATGAGATCCAGCCATTAGGAGCAAGTTATGGTAAAATGATGATGTGGTTTTTTATCGTATCAGATGCCTTAACATTCTCTGGATTCCTTGCTGCTTATGGTTTTTCAAGATTTAAATTTATTGAAACCTGGCCTTTGGCTGATGAAGTGTTTACTCACTTTCCTTTTATGCATGGCGTTGCGGCACCAATGTATTATGTAGCCTTAATGACTTTTATTTTGATTTTCTCATCTGTAACAATGGTTTTGGCTGTTGATGCAGGTCACCAATTGAAAAAAACAAAGGTTGCAATTTATATGTTCTTAACTATTATTGGAGGTTTAATCTTCGTAGGTTCTCAAGCCTGGGAGTGGAAAAACTTCATTAAAGGAGAGTACGGAGCAGTTGAAACAGCAGGTGGAAGTTTATTACAGTTTGTTGATAAAGATGGTAAAAGAGTTGCTCTTGCTGATTTTGCGGTTAAATTACCGGAACAAAGAGAAGCTTTAACAAGAAGTCATTCAACATGGTTTATGGAAGATGCTCAGGCACAGCCAACCTATACAGTTGCAGAAATTCAGGCAGGTTTTAAAGCTCATCCTGAAGTTTTAATCAGAACAGAGCATCTTACAGACAAAAAGAAAAAAACAGTTTTATCAAGAGAAGAGTCTGAAGCTCGTTTAGCAAGTGCTAAATATGTTGTAGAAGGTGCTAATTTGATTAGAAACGAATACGGAAATAAATTATTTGCTGATTTCTTTTTCTTCATCACAGGATTCCACGGATTCCACGTATTTTCAGGAGTTATCATTAATATCATTATCTTCTTTAATGTATTATTAGGTACTTACGAGAAAAGAAGAAGCTACGAAATGGTAGAGAAAGTTGGTCTATACTGGCACTTTGTCGATTTAGTTTGGGTATTTGTATTTACAGTTTTCTACTTAGTTTAA
- a CDS encoding cytochrome C oxidase subunit IV family protein → MSHEHVSNTKRIWFVFALLSVVTTVEVILGIYKPASLEFNHFVGLNLLNWIFYILTIFKAYYIVWAFMHMEGEKSSLRWSVVAPVIFLVLYLLFILLTEGHYIYGVFKDSTIKWNF, encoded by the coding sequence ATGTCACACGAGCACGTATCAAATACAAAAAGAATCTGGTTTGTTTTTGCATTACTATCAGTAGTAACTACAGTAGAGGTTATTTTAGGTATCTACAAACCTGCATCATTAGAGTTTAATCATTTTGTTGGCTTGAATTTATTGAACTGGATTTTTTACATCCTTACAATATTCAAAGCATATTATATAGTATGGGCATTTATGCACATGGAAGGTGAAAAAAGCAGCCTTAGATGGTCTGTTGTAGCACCGGTTATTTTCCTGGTATTATATTTATTGTTTATTCTGTTAACAGAAGGACATTATATTTATGGGGTTTTTAAAGATTCTACTATTAAATGGAATTTTTAA
- a CDS encoding SCO family protein, with the protein MFKNKSYIGISFIILIFGIYAVPKIVDRVKNGDIVKGNRLDNVGLKTSKSDGKLMKIGPAPKFELTNQDNAKVSNDTYKGKVYVLEFFFTTCPSICPKMNLSMLEIEKTFFGNPNFGIVSITIDPKHDTPQVLKEHAKLLGVKSSTWNFLTGDKNTIMELSNKGFNLYAGENEKVSGGFEHSGLFALIDKEGNIRCRKDEFGNPNIYYDGLDKKGVRDIQEDIKILLEE; encoded by the coding sequence ATGTTTAAGAATAAATCATATATCGGTATTTCGTTTATCATTTTAATTTTTGGAATTTATGCCGTTCCTAAAATTGTTGACAGAGTTAAAAACGGCGACATTGTAAAAGGGAACCGTCTGGACAATGTAGGATTGAAAACTTCAAAATCGGATGGTAAATTGATGAAAATTGGACCAGCGCCAAAATTTGAATTAACCAATCAGGACAATGCTAAAGTTTCGAATGATACTTACAAAGGAAAAGTGTATGTGTTAGAATTTTTCTTCACCACTTGCCCGTCAATTTGCCCGAAAATGAATTTAAGCATGCTGGAGATTGAAAAGACTTTTTTCGGAAATCCAAATTTCGGAATCGTATCCATCACAATCGATCCTAAACATGATACACCACAGGTTTTAAAAGAACATGCGAAGTTATTAGGCGTAAAATCTTCTACCTGGAATTTCTTAACGGGGGATAAAAATACGATCATGGAATTGTCTAATAAAGGATTCAATTTATATGCCGGAGAGAATGAAAAAGTGAGCGGTGGTTTTGAACATTCAGGTTTGTTCGCTTTAATTGATAAAGAAGGAAATATTCGTTGCAGAAAAGATGAATTTGGAAACCCAAATATCTATTATGACGGATTAGATAAAAAAGGAGTTAGAGACATACAGGAAGATATTAAAATATTATTAGAAGAGTAG
- a CDS encoding DUF420 domain-containing protein — MEDHSLEKKFSKFIVAVSIVIPLVVAILFGVKLKDLGIEVEPLSFLPPIYATTNGITAVVLVWAVLAIKNGKRKLHERLMTFAIGLSVAFLVMYVAYHMTSDSTKFGGEGAIRYIYFFILVTHILLSIAIIPLVLITYVRALAKRFDRHKKIAKITFPLWLYVAVTGVVVYLMISPYYA; from the coding sequence ATGGAAGATCATTCATTAGAGAAAAAATTCAGTAAGTTTATTGTTGCGGTTTCAATTGTAATTCCACTTGTGGTAGCCATTTTATTTGGAGTAAAATTGAAGGACTTAGGAATTGAAGTAGAACCGCTTTCGTTTCTGCCTCCAATTTACGCAACAACAAATGGTATTACCGCTGTAGTTTTAGTTTGGGCAGTACTGGCGATTAAAAATGGAAAACGTAAGCTTCATGAGCGCCTAATGACTTTTGCGATTGGACTTTCGGTAGCTTTTTTAGTAATGTATGTAGCGTATCACATGACCTCTGATTCTACTAAATTTGGTGGTGAAGGAGCAATTCGTTATATCTATTTCTTTATTTTGGTGACTCATATTTTATTGTCTATAGCCATTATTCCATTGGTATTGATTACGTACGTACGAGCATTAGCGAAACGCTTTGACAGGCATAAAAAAATTGCTAAAATAACATTCCCGCTCTGGTTGTATGTTGCGGTTACCGGTGTTGTAGTTTACTTAATGATTTCTCCTTACTATGCTTAA
- a CDS encoding DUF4403 family protein, translated as MKFSSIISLFTLLAVLAGCSTAQKLETLKPEPDDASPLVYEANPSFINLPITVKLSDIENQTNTLLNGLIYEDNTIDDDDIEMKIWKQAPIKIQNDPANPDKKIKTILPLKATIKYRIGTKRLGVELYDTREFNLNGIITLSSEVALTNWKLNTKTEFKSLDWSESPTMQVFGKSMPITYLINPAISIFKSKIEKKIDEAIEKSMDFKPNVLTALEKICTPFQLSDTYESWLRIVPVEVYSTNAKLKNDQFLLDMGMKCNMETIVGKQPESKFSANKIILKPVAKIPNQISANIAAISTYVDASKIMTKNFAGQEFGSGSKKVTVKNVSIWHKNGKMVIALDVLGSVNGTLYLNGFPQYNPQTKEIYFEKLDYVLDTKSRLMRTASWLGQGYVLRKMEESCRYSIQPNLEEGKKNMAAYLKNYSPMPGVFVNGKMEDIQFDKIQLTNQAIIAFIKINGTVNVSVNGLK; from the coding sequence ATGAAGTTTTCTTCCATTATCTCCTTATTCACGCTACTTGCCGTACTTGCAGGCTGCTCTACAGCCCAAAAACTGGAAACTCTAAAACCGGAGCCGGATGACGCAAGTCCGTTAGTTTACGAAGCAAATCCCTCCTTTATCAATTTACCAATTACAGTAAAACTTAGCGATATTGAAAATCAAACCAATACCCTTTTAAACGGATTGATTTATGAAGACAATACGATCGACGACGACGATATCGAAATGAAAATCTGGAAGCAGGCTCCTATAAAAATTCAAAATGACCCCGCAAATCCAGACAAGAAAATAAAAACAATCCTGCCTTTAAAAGCCACTATTAAATATCGAATCGGTACCAAAAGACTAGGTGTTGAACTTTACGATACCAGAGAGTTTAATCTGAATGGTATAATCACCCTTTCCAGTGAAGTGGCGCTGACAAATTGGAAATTAAACACTAAAACGGAGTTTAAATCATTAGACTGGAGCGAAAGTCCGACCATGCAGGTTTTTGGCAAAAGCATGCCTATTACTTATCTGATAAACCCGGCAATTTCTATTTTTAAATCAAAAATCGAAAAGAAAATAGATGAGGCTATCGAAAAATCGATGGATTTTAAACCAAATGTTTTAACTGCTTTAGAGAAAATATGCACTCCCTTTCAACTGAGTGACACTTATGAAAGCTGGCTTAGGATTGTTCCTGTTGAAGTGTATTCAACAAATGCCAAATTAAAAAATGATCAGTTTTTACTGGACATGGGAATGAAATGCAACATGGAAACCATCGTAGGCAAACAACCTGAATCGAAATTCAGTGCCAATAAAATCATATTGAAACCTGTCGCTAAAATTCCTAATCAGATTTCAGCAAACATTGCTGCCATATCTACCTATGTTGATGCTTCAAAGATTATGACGAAGAATTTTGCAGGTCAGGAATTTGGTTCGGGCAGCAAAAAAGTGACGGTAAAAAATGTATCCATCTGGCATAAAAACGGAAAGATGGTTATTGCTCTTGATGTTTTAGGCTCTGTAAACGGAACGCTTTATTTAAACGGATTTCCTCAATACAATCCTCAGACTAAAGAAATTTACTTTGAAAAACTGGATTATGTTTTAGATACCAAAAGCAGGTTAATGCGCACTGCAAGCTGGCTGGGTCAAGGATATGTTTTAAGAAAAATGGAAGAGAGTTGCCGTTATTCGATACAACCCAATCTAGAGGAAGGTAAGAAAAACATGGCGGCTTATCTTAAAAACTATTCTCCAATGCCGGGTGTTTTTGTCAATGGAAAAATGGAAGACATCCAGTTTGATAAAATTCAGCTGACCAATCAGGCCATTATTGCCTTTATCAAAATAAACGGTACAGTGAATGTCTCAGTTAACGGTTTGAAATAA
- a CDS encoding ABC transporter ATP-binding protein yields MIEIKDLHKSYKMGSSELHVLKGINFNIEEGELVAIMGSSGSGKSTLLNILGILDEADSGSYILDKTPIKKLNETIASKYRNKFLGFVFQSFNLINYKTALDNVAMPLYYQGIKRKERYDIAMKYLEKVGLGSHSHHLPNELSGGQKQRVAIARALASNPKVLLADEPTGALDTKTSYEVMELIQGINDEGKTILIVTHEPDIAAMCKRNVVLKDGLIIDDKKVEQVRASSYV; encoded by the coding sequence ATGATCGAGATTAAAGATTTGCACAAATCCTATAAAATGGGTAGTTCGGAGTTACACGTGTTAAAGGGAATTAATTTTAATATTGAAGAAGGTGAGCTGGTTGCAATTATGGGATCATCAGGATCAGGGAAATCGACACTTTTGAATATTTTAGGAATTCTGGACGAGGCTGATTCCGGTAGTTATATTTTAGATAAAACCCCGATCAAAAAGTTAAACGAAACAATAGCGTCTAAATACCGCAATAAATTTTTGGGATTTGTATTTCAGTCTTTCAATCTGATCAATTATAAAACCGCTCTCGATAACGTTGCAATGCCGTTGTATTATCAGGGAATCAAAAGAAAAGAGCGTTACGACATCGCTATGAAATATTTAGAGAAAGTTGGACTTGGTTCGCATTCTCATCATTTACCCAATGAACTTTCAGGAGGTCAGAAACAGCGTGTTGCCATTGCAAGAGCTCTGGCTTCAAATCCAAAAGTTTTATTGGCAGATGAGCCAACAGGAGCATTAGACACTAAGACGTCTTATGAGGTTATGGAACTGATTCAGGGGATTAACGATGAAGGAAAAACAATCCTGATCGTAACTCACGAACCTGATATTGCCGCAATGTGCAAAAGAAATGTGGTCCTGAAAGATGGATTAATTATCGATGATAAAAAGGTAGAACAAGTTAGAGCTTCATCTTATGTTTAA
- a CDS encoding ABC transporter permease gives MFNIERWQEIFEAISKNRLRTFLTGVSVASGIFILVILLGAGKGLQNGIEKQFENDAKGIIEVWSEATTKEYKGLNPGRQIQLRNSDYDLPVKKFGDEIDKKSPVRSTWGGIVSYGKESGNYLFRGISSDYVYLENATIIKGRFINNSDMIHNAKVAAIGLKVEQDLFKGQDAIGKEILVNNINFKVIGVFTDPSGEREESRVYMPMTTNQRTYGAGDKIDAMQFVLNKKMNYDEALAQSRKFTADIKALLKSKNVIAPEDNSGIGVYNSVEEAKQFYDLNLYIRLFFWWVGICTIIAGVVGVSNIMLIIVKERTKEIGIRKALGASPFSIISMILHESIFITTIAGFTGLLASLALLEFVGPLVQSEYFRNPEVDFSVALTTLALLIFAGALAGFFPAYHAAKIRPIVALRDE, from the coding sequence ATGTTTAATATTGAGCGTTGGCAGGAAATATTCGAGGCAATCTCTAAAAACCGGTTGAGAACATTTCTTACCGGAGTTTCTGTAGCGTCGGGGATTTTTATTTTGGTGATTTTGCTCGGAGCAGGTAAAGGGCTTCAGAACGGAATCGAGAAACAATTTGAAAATGACGCAAAAGGAATAATTGAAGTCTGGTCTGAAGCAACAACTAAAGAATATAAAGGACTAAACCCGGGAAGGCAAATTCAGTTAAGAAATAGCGATTATGACCTTCCGGTTAAAAAGTTTGGTGATGAGATTGATAAAAAATCACCTGTTCGTAGTACCTGGGGTGGGATTGTGAGTTACGGGAAAGAATCAGGAAATTATCTGTTTAGAGGGATTAGTTCGGATTATGTCTATCTTGAAAATGCAACTATTATTAAAGGACGCTTCATTAATAATAGTGATATGATACATAACGCGAAAGTGGCGGCTATTGGTTTGAAGGTAGAGCAAGATCTGTTTAAAGGGCAAGATGCGATAGGAAAAGAGATTTTAGTCAATAATATTAATTTTAAAGTGATTGGGGTTTTTACAGATCCTTCAGGAGAGCGTGAAGAATCAAGGGTTTATATGCCTATGACGACGAATCAGCGCACTTATGGAGCCGGTGATAAAATAGACGCAATGCAGTTTGTTTTAAATAAAAAAATGAATTACGATGAGGCACTGGCGCAATCAAGAAAATTCACAGCAGATATAAAGGCCTTATTGAAAAGTAAAAATGTTATTGCGCCTGAAGATAATAGCGGCATAGGTGTTTATAATTCAGTGGAAGAGGCGAAACAGTTTTATGATTTAAATCTTTATATCAGATTGTTCTTTTGGTGGGTTGGTATTTGTACCATCATTGCCGGAGTTGTGGGAGTAAGTAACATTATGCTGATCATTGTAAAAGAAAGAACAAAAGAAATTGGAATACGAAAAGCACTTGGAGCCTCTCCGTTTTCAATCATTTCGATGATTCTTCATGAGTCTATTTTTATTACCACTATTGCTGGATTTACAGGCTTACTGGCTAGTTTAGCGTTATTGGAATTTGTTGGACCGCTGGTGCAAAGTGAATATTTTAGAAATCCGGAAGTCGATTTTAGTGTGGCGTTAACTACACTGGCGCTGCTCATATTTGCAGGCGCCCTAGCAGGTTTTTTTCCAGCTTATCATGCAGCCAAAATTAGACCTATTGTAGCACTTAGAGACGAATAA
- a CDS encoding ABC transporter permease, which yields MFKKDNWDEILQALTANVFRTVLTAFGVFWGIFILVILLAAGNGLENGVKKGFDGIATNTMFMWSQTTTKAYKGLPKIRRYDFRNSDVAALKEALPDLVYVSPRNQLGDFNGTNNVVRGTKTSAFTIYGDYPELIKQQPMDILKGRFVNQQDILERRKVAVIGKGVINELYGKEEEAIGTYVKINGINFMVVGVYKSKQQGGNAEQEQKNIFIPFTTFQQAFNFGDKVGWMALTAKDGTSITDLKPKILEKIKALHSINPADERAVGNFDLYEQYNKVQSLFNILKIIAYFVGTLVLISGVIGISNIMLIVVKERTKEIGIRRALGATPAAIRGQILSESIFLTIISGMLGIAVATGIIALLNMALASMPPDSNTMFANPSVDLRVVFVALIILVGSGLLAGFIPAQTAINVKPVDALRTE from the coding sequence ATGTTTAAGAAAGATAATTGGGACGAGATTTTACAGGCTTTAACAGCCAATGTTTTTAGAACGGTGTTAACGGCGTTTGGTGTATTTTGGGGTATCTTTATTTTGGTGATATTGCTGGCTGCCGGAAACGGTTTAGAGAACGGAGTTAAGAAAGGTTTTGACGGAATTGCCACAAACACCATGTTTATGTGGAGTCAGACCACAACAAAAGCCTACAAAGGTTTGCCTAAAATACGCCGTTATGATTTCAGAAATAGCGATGTTGCAGCATTAAAAGAAGCTTTACCGGATTTAGTGTACGTCTCCCCCCGAAATCAGCTGGGTGATTTTAACGGAACCAATAATGTAGTTCGTGGTACCAAAACTTCAGCATTTACCATTTATGGAGATTATCCGGAGCTGATCAAGCAGCAGCCGATGGATATTCTTAAAGGACGATTTGTCAATCAGCAGGACATTCTCGAAAGACGAAAAGTTGCGGTAATTGGTAAAGGAGTGATCAATGAACTTTATGGAAAAGAAGAAGAAGCGATTGGAACGTATGTGAAAATCAACGGGATCAATTTCATGGTCGTGGGTGTCTATAAATCAAAACAGCAGGGAGGGAATGCAGAGCAGGAGCAGAAAAATATATTTATTCCGTTTACTACTTTTCAGCAGGCTTTTAATTTTGGAGATAAAGTAGGCTGGATGGCACTAACCGCAAAAGACGGAACATCTATTACCGATTTAAAACCAAAAATTTTAGAAAAAATAAAAGCACTTCACTCAATTAATCCTGCTGATGAAAGAGCGGTTGGGAATTTTGATTTATACGAACAGTACAATAAAGTGCAAAGTTTATTTAACATCTTAAAAATCATTGCCTATTTTGTGGGGACATTGGTTTTGATTTCGGGAGTAATTGGTATTTCAAATATCATGCTCATTGTAGTGAAAGAGCGTACCAAAGAAATAGGTATCAGAAGAGCCTTAGGAGCAACTCCTGCAGCGATTCGTGGGCAAATTTTATCGGAATCTATATTTTTAACGATTATTTCGGGAATGCTGGGCATTGCTGTAGCGACCGGAATTATCGCGCTCTTAAACATGGCTTTAGCTTCGATGCCGCCAGATAGTAATACGATGTTTGCTAATCCAAGTGTCGATTTAAGAGTCGTATTTGTAGCTTTAATAATATTAGTAGGATCTGGTTTGCTGGCAGGGTTTATTCCGGCACAAACCGCAATTAATGTGAAGCCTGTAGATGCTTTACGAACAGAATAA
- a CDS encoding efflux RND transporter periplasmic adaptor subunit, with protein sequence MKKGVTVTILIFIAIVFFGALYYLYAKNQESPIVFKTEKAEIKTIVKNTIATGNIQPNEEVLIKPNISGIIEEVYIKAGEKIKAGDMIAKIRVVANVSNVSSTQNQVQTAKIALDNQEKIYQRQKTLFDKDVISANDFDAAQLAYKQAKQNYLAAKQSLDIVKTGTTTSFGNYANTLIRATVSGMVLAVPVKVGNQVIESNNFNEGTTIASVADVGRMIFIGKIDESEVGKIKVKMPIEITVGAIENKKFEAALTDIAPKGVVENGAIQFEIKAALVNRDATFIRAGLSANASIILEKADKVLAIKEALVQFDKKTQKPYVEIETNPQKFQRRDLVLGVSDGIYVQVKSGIKASDKIKIWNQGLISEEEKK encoded by the coding sequence ATGAAAAAAGGAGTAACCGTAACCATTTTAATCTTTATTGCTATCGTTTTCTTTGGCGCACTATATTACCTGTACGCTAAGAATCAAGAGTCTCCAATTGTATTTAAAACGGAGAAAGCAGAGATTAAAACCATCGTTAAGAATACCATTGCAACCGGTAATATTCAGCCTAATGAAGAGGTCCTAATCAAACCAAACATCTCAGGTATTATCGAAGAAGTGTATATCAAAGCGGGAGAGAAAATTAAAGCCGGCGATATGATTGCCAAAATTAGAGTTGTAGCCAATGTTTCTAACGTAAGCAGTACCCAGAATCAGGTACAGACTGCCAAAATTGCTTTAGACAATCAGGAAAAAATATATCAAAGACAAAAAACATTGTTCGATAAAGACGTAATTTCAGCAAATGATTTTGATGCAGCACAATTAGCCTACAAACAAGCCAAGCAAAACTATCTGGCAGCAAAGCAAAGTTTAGATATTGTTAAAACAGGAACAACAACTTCATTTGGAAATTATGCCAATACGTTAATCCGTGCAACAGTAAGCGGAATGGTACTGGCAGTTCCGGTTAAAGTAGGAAATCAGGTTATTGAGAGTAATAACTTTAATGAAGGAACTACTATTGCGAGCGTAGCAGATGTGGGAAGAATGATTTTTATTGGAAAAATTGACGAATCTGAAGTAGGGAAAATCAAAGTAAAAATGCCAATTGAAATCACCGTTGGAGCGATCGAGAATAAAAAATTTGAAGCTGCTCTGACCGATATTGCGCCTAAAGGAGTTGTAGAAAACGGAGCAATTCAGTTTGAAATTAAAGCAGCTTTAGTGAACAGAGATGCTACTTTTATCAGAGCAGGTTTAAGTGCAAACGCTTCAATTATCTTAGAAAAAGCAGATAAAGTTTTGGCAATAAAAGAAGCATTGGTACAGTTTGATAAAAAGACACAAAAGCCTTATGTTGAGATTGAAACTAACCCTCAGAAATTTCAAAGAAGAGATTTAGTATTAGGAGTAAGCGACGGAATTTACGTTCAGGTGAAAAGCGGAATCAAAGCTTCGGATAAAATTAAAATCTGGAATCAGGGTTTGATCAGTGAAGAAGAAAAGAAGTAA